A single Nicotiana tabacum cultivar K326 chromosome 5, ASM71507v2, whole genome shotgun sequence DNA region contains:
- the LOC107768131 gene encoding calmodulin-binding protein 25-like: protein MASSDNLMTMEPWGFRSTFNDAWFQDMFVKETETLTKVLQKSFSNPEPEMIMPTLTTSFQTPSAASGPTVSGGSTENESAVSKRRSNNAGGVSKKTVKRKTRASKRASTTYITADVDSFRQMVQQVTGVRMGGNGHVAVASVLKPEPRRPVDRVQQVSCLPTLDTSAFLLDPTSSFMAQPLAGTMSAAQSPSAVIVDGSSGVFGFDSFSGFPTLESGM, encoded by the coding sequence atggCGTCTTCTGATAATTTGATGACAATGGAGCCATGGGGTTTTCGTTCTACATTTAACGATGCATGGTTTCAGGACATGTTCGTTAAAGAAACTGAAACTTTAACCAAAGTGCTCCAAAAATCATTTTCAAACCCAGAACCTGAGATGATTATGCCAACGTTAACGACGTCGTTTCAGACCCCGAGTGCTGCCTCAGGACCGACGGTTTCCGGCGGGTCGACGGAGAACGAATCCGCCGTGTCGAAGCGGAGGAGCAACAACGCCGGTGGGGTGAGCAAGAAGACTGTTAAACGGAAGACACGCGCGTCAAAGCGCGCGTCGACGACGTACATAACGGCTGACGTGGATAGTTTCCGGCAGATGGTACAGCAGGTGACCGGAGTGAGAATGGGCGGGAACGGACACGTGGCGGTTGCTTCTGTTTTGAAGCCGGAGCCGAGACGACCGGTTGACCGAGTTCAGCAAGTTAGCTGCTTGCCTACTCTTGACACATCAGCTTTTTTACTGGATCCCACTTCATCGTTTATGGCTCAACCACTGGCGGGGACTATGTCCGCCGCACAGTCGCCGTCTGCGGTGATTGTTGACGGTAGTTCGGGTGTCTTTGGATTTGACTCTTTTTCTGGCTTTCCTACCCTTGAATCAGGAATGTAA